Part of the Henckelia pumila isolate YLH828 chromosome 2, ASM3356847v2, whole genome shotgun sequence genome is shown below.
aataataaaatttatttatttaataatgcTGCGTTATAATCTCTATTTCACATTCAACTGTCAATTTCTAGAAACTTCATCCCTTCACAAGTTTAGAGTAATGAACACTGATTACCTGAACAGTTTTCACTCCAAGGAATCAACTGTTCCTATTATTTCAAAGAAGTCCAAGACTGGGACCAAGAAAAACATCAAGAAGAAGAGGAAATTCCTTATCCATGATAGCGAGGAAACTTATAGTGAGGAGATCTTCAAATCCCTACCTAAAAAAACCAGGACTCTACAAACCAAACCGATAAACTCTCCCACCAAACTGATCATATCATTGGCTCCTAAATCAGCAATTATTTCAGCTTCAGTAGCTCCTAGTTCCTCAGATGAAGCTCTCAAGGAACAACGCACTAAAGCGAAATCTAATCCCAAAGAGAAACAACCAATGATAGTGGAACCTATTCAAAGTGTTAAGCCACTTCAGGAATACCAAACTGATGAAGATTCTAAGAACATGGTCAAAGTTTGTCAGAAATAACTTCAAATTGTTTTTGCTCCAACAATTTTGCCTCCAGCAAGGCCATCAGGAGGATTTTCATCTGCACAGATCGTTGAGTATACTCATTCAGGACTTGATCTTCAGACATGAAAATCTCAATTCTCAGCTGCTTCTTCATCAGATGCTGATAGGCCTTCCAATGCCATTCAAGTCCAAATTGACTTAACTATGGATGAAGTCCTTGAGTATGCTGAACAAATCACTGACACACTCTATGATGAATGGTATAAATATAGGACTTCCATTTTGGCTCGACACCTCAAGAAGAAATAAGAACTAAATAGATTTGTTCGATATGAAGAGATTGTGCTAATAGTAGTCAAAACTGCTGACATTCAAGAAGCCATGAACAGAAAGAAATATTTATTTGATCTGATGAGAATCAAAAAATTGACTCAAATTCTTGTAGAGCTTCAAAAGAATTATGATCCTACTGCTAGAACTGTATATGAAGATATATCAGTCTTCACTCAACTAGACACTGATCTAATTACTCTATAGATGAGAGTTAAATTTTGGAAAACTGATAAGGAACTGGTTATCCAGAGCCCTTCATTGAaaagaaacacaagtctcattCTAAGTCTCGATCTAGACAAAAAAAGACCAAAAAGACTCGAACCTCAACTGAATCCTTTACACATACAGTTGATCAAGTTTTTGAGGAAATTCAGAAGGAAGCATCTACAACTCTAGAAACAAAGGATCCGTCGTCAATTGAACTGCAGATGCATATTTCAGGAACGGAGTTAGCCTTACCTGAACTTTAGCTGATGAATGTGGATGAAGTTGTTTCTCAAGTGACCTCGCATATTGAGTTTGAAGAACAACAAACAACACTCATGGAAGAAATACCTCATCAAACTTATGCACTTCTAGATGTTGTTGAACCGATAATTGACACacttatcttagaatatgggtCACTTGAAGCTGAATTCATAGAGGAACAATCTCTGGCCATCATTCCCTATCCTCATCAGTTTACTCAGCCAAAAAGTGTGAGCATTccaaaatttttctttcatgagCCTCTTCTACAGCCTGAGTACTACTGTCTACCACCTAGTCCAACTATAAGTTCTTCAGAGAAGTCCCGTAGAAGCAGTGTTAGCTCTCAAGTTGATGAAAttattgaagttgaatcaagtcCTCAGCCAATGTCAACTTTTATTCACTCTGCAAAAGCATCTTCTTCAAAGCAAAACAAAGGAAAAGAGAAGGTTGATGTAGTGACCAAGGTTCTTGAGTCTCCCTTTAAAGCTCAAAGGACTGACTTTTTGAGCATTTTGCGCCAAGAGAGTACTACCAATAACAGAGAAAATCTCTCTCCACAATCTGAAGTGGATGATGATTTGAATCAAACATTAGCATACATGAAATCATTTTAACATTCCTTTCAAAAGACCTTCTGGCTCTTAAAGACAATCAGCATCAAACAAGCAACAACAtcatttttctttgaaattctcTGCATGTTGAATTGGTCAAGTTGCAAGAGAAGTTTGTACTCATGGAAAAACTGCTACTCAACTACAATAAACTGAATACATAATTGTTTCAACTGCAACAATCTCATAAGTCTTTGGAGACCAAAGTTGACACTTTGGATGCACATGTTCAGTCTCTTCATACTTCTGTGAACACTAATTTTCAAGGAATTGCTAGACAAATTGAATCCTTGACAAATATTTCCAGGAAAATTCTACATTCTCAAAATCCTGACAATCAATTGGCACTAGGCCACCAGGGTCAATCATCTCGCCAAACTCCCTCAAGTCGCAGTTCTTACCATCAAAGACCTCCGCCAGATCGAAGATAGCTTCTGTTGCTTCGTTATTTTATCTATGTTTGTATTTGGATTCTGAAATTAAGCAACTCGCACTTTGTTCTATATCTTATTTTGTTTGTTTATCAAAAAAGGGGAGAAGCGGTTCAGTTAAAATCAGACAGTTAAGCAGTTCAGTTAAATTCAAACAGTTTAGATAAATTTAGTACGATGATATTATTCTATGATAAGTCAGTTTACCTCAGCATTATCTAAgttttgataaacaccaaaaaggagaaaattttttagaattaagttttggtgtttatAAGAGATAAACTGATGAGATAATTAACTGATGCGAGCCAAAATGATACGAGCTAAAATGAAGATAAATTATAGGGCTAAACTGTCTCAAAAATAGAAGTGCGATTTTATGAGTAAAATCGTCTAACCAAGACTTCAAGGAAAGATCGACTTTATGAAGAAAAGCGCTAAACTGAAAAGCACGATTTTAAGCTAGCTAAACTGATCCCTTCGAAGATAAACTATACTGAAGACACTAAGCTGAGTCATCAACTGTTATCGCAAACACTTTACCAAGGTAGTAAAATGATCTTTTGAACGCCTCACACTATATCAGTCTACCATCGCGATCATCAGTTTACCATCGCGATTTGAATTGGATAAGGTTTTTCGTACTCTGACACCCTCTGCAACATAGTGCCGCGATCCAAGAGAATGTCGGCCTCAGAGTATTTCGGTGAAAGATACGAAGCAACGGGTATATTTCAAATCCTATCAgagatattttaaattaatgacCGTTGAAATCCGAAGCCTATAAATAGACATCTTGATCAGACAAAGAACAACTTTTGGCCAAACTCCTGCTTCTGCGAATATTTGAACATTTAAGCCTTCAAGTCTGTGAAGCTTTTTTATCAAGAAACTCGAAGCACAACACTTAAACTGTAACTCTGATCATTCAAGGATCATTTTTGTGCAAGATCAAATCGAGTTGTAACATTTTTATCTTttcagtctaggactgaaactgagTTGTAACTAGAAGTTCTGAGATATGCAGTCGTGTGTAGGTCCTAGTCTTGAATCGGGCTTTTGCAAATTACTTGTAacagtcaaagtcttctagtgatatcctttcgAGGAAGAAGaaagggtgacgtaggagtgattgaaatctccgaacatccataaacatctcaCTGTGTTTTTCATCAATCTACCTACATACTATCAATCTTGCATACACATTTACATCAAGTTTTTAGAAGCTGCCTCTTGACATATTTCCGCACATATATTGTTTGTCAACTTGCATTAGACACCAAGATAATCTAGAATTCAATCACCAAACCGATTGAATTCGCTatcatcctattggaacaatttttgagtgtattcacccctctCTACACTCTAAACCGATCCTAacaaagttatatatatatatatatatatataatatcaaatattctcCTAAATTGATAGCCTTACAATaaactcaaaataaaaaatatgatgtCTCAAGTATTAATATCGtgcaatcataaaaaaatttaaacgtGAACCGCTCAAAAACACATCATTTATGATCAAAGAAATGAAAAAATTACTTTAAAATgcaaaaaattcattttcattttctaaATGAAATCAACAAAATTTATAAATCCTACAAAAATAAATCACTTGAAAATACAGATCATTTtcatttttcaattaaaatgaCATAGAAAATCATAGAAACCGAAtgaaattaaatcatttaaaaaatacaaaaatcttTGTTGTCATACTTTTAGGAAGAAACATGAATGGAAAAATGAATTgaagaaaatttattttctttttctttgaattttttttaaatcaaacaaatcgtacaaatatattttaaaaatatgatgGACCAAGTATTGAGCTAATTAAGAAATTTAACTTGGACTTAAATTACATATAtactatataaataatatatatttttaaaaatcaaccCTAGACTGGAGCTCACCCCAGCCTTTGGGATGACTCCGCCCATGCCTATACGTTTGAAAGAATTGTCATACTTCTCAATTaacatgaaaaattaattaaatgtgcatcatatatatatataaaagtactGATCAAcaaagaaataaatatttaattatcttAAAAATAATAGTTAAATAGCCATCATATGCGATATTCATATCCATTATATTGACCACCTGAACAAATTATGGTCataatatattgtatatatCCAAGTGTTTCTTTATCAATGCATAATTTGCATTTTTAACATGTTTTAAATCCAAAATATCTCACATCATGCTATATAAATGTAGATCAATAGTAAGTTATTTATTGTgattataattgattttttttttgccacTAACTTGTTAAAATTTCAAGTTTTGAtccataaaattttcaaatttatttttgatatttcttataacttttaatttttttaatttcaaaccTATTGATGACCTGTGTTTTCAAAACAGTACCGGACCGGCCGGTTCAATTGATAACCGGTCACAGGTCTGATCCAGAACCCTAAAAATTCATTTTAACGGTCAAATTGATCTAGAATTGAGATCCGTATTAAATCGGTTCAAcctattttttgaatttttaattttttttgaaaaataaaattttttatttttaaaactttaaatttaatattttattatatagacgcatgattatttgaaatatatattttttaaaaattttattatagtaATACCatggtttatttaatttattaatttattttaaatatatatataactataactgatattttgaatatattatatagttatttagttttcaaaatttagtaaatatatatttttgtttatttatatacattttttaaattttaaaatatattatttattatattatattatataaacggtttttcggttcggCCGACTGGACCGTTATTCTAAGAGCATCCACAACCCTAACTCATCATAACACTCATCACCTCATCAAAAAACGTGAGGTCCACTATCTCATACTCATTATAATAACATACCTCTTTATCCACAATCTTTTTAACATTAACACTCATTATGAGTCTCACATGCAGTTCACTCAATCAtcttaaaattatttcatattacataaatacattttaaatatgttttcaaatatttaaattatcattattttttaaataataatcttaatttttaaaaaataattttattaagtataaaaaataatattaaaattattttaatatatttattaaataaaatagatgTTTGTGAAAAATTCCAAAACAGAAGAAGTATTTAAAAAATAGATGAGTAGAATATCAAGAGTAGAATTTGAGAGTGCAGTGAGTTAAAATGAAATTACGTGTACACATTGGTGAGTATTTATAGATGAGATTTGGAACTAGacgttataaatttttttaatttaattcaaatttaataaaaaaataaattacaaataaataaaataatacaaaatacAAAATCAACCCGTTGGAAAAAAACATGTACAAAAATCCCATTAttaccatttaaaaaaaattaaaaaaaaaaaaaaaagaaaacggTGCAGACGCGTGGGGCGCTCCCCCACACGTCGTGCGGCGTGTGCTAGCACGCGCCATACcccaaaccaaaaaaaaaagagggcTGATGGATGAACAACGTTCTGAACGTTGCCCTCTCTAGATCTCTCCCCATTTAACACCCCATTGTGGGTGCTCTAAGGTAGGCCTTGCGATCGTTGGTTCGTTTATGAAAACTCGGATGTAAAAGTAGAAAATATTGACGCGACAATGAAAAATACAGATGTGGCATCGACAACTATTAACTTGTTAGATATCACGTGAATAAGAcagaaattaaaatatgatgTATCAAAACAAAACTTTCAAAACTAAATTGACAAAAACCCAAAATTGCATGTCAACTGaccaaaaaatcatattttcttATTGTTACTACTACCAACCTAGGTATGCGATAATTCGTGTGCATATAttttaacataattaattaatttttaaaaattttaagttcCTGGTTGAGATTAACACATCGTTTAGTTATTTTAGAATTTACTAAAGTAGGTttctaaataatttttattgaaggAAAGAATGAGTATTTTTGTTCATCTATTAAAATGATCCAACCAGTTACTCTCAGATAGTTAGGGATGCATTAATGCATTATTTCTAATAATATTTGTAGCTGGGAGTGAGGTTTGTTACCATTGGTTTCAAATGCAAGACCTAAACTTTATAAACTTGAATCAAATCCCCCTTAACATATATATAGTACATAACTCCTATtataacatttatttatttccaaCCAATTAGTCATAGTACATACACGTATATATATAAGAGTAAGACACACCCCCATCACTGGGGGAAAAAAAAACCccagaaaaagaaaattttgaacaaaaCCCTCCATTATATTTATGGAATCACCAAGCTTAGAGTCGTCATACAATTATTCTGACACCTCAAGCAATATCCATTccccatcatcatcatcatcatcaagcTAGCTCATCCAAGAATCAAACGCGGATTAAACTCATGCAAATCGAAGAGTCCCATGttcaagaatccaagagtagtACTTCCCATCTTGTGTTAGATCTGAGCCTTTCAAACAAGAATTCAATTCAAGAACTCAGCCGTTTCCACAGAAAAAATCCATCTCAAAACGCACCAAGTGATGAAGAAATTGGAGGGAACAACGAATCCCATCATCGGGTTTTCTATTGCAACTACTGCAGCAGGAAATTCTACAGTTCACAGGCTCTTGGAGGCCACCAGAATGCTCATAAACGGGAGAGAACGATGGCGAAGCAAGGGCGGATCATCGGCGAATATGGTCACCGATTTTTGAGCATGGCTTCTTTACCTTTACATGGATCTTTCAACAGTACTTCTCTTGGGATTCAAGCTCATAATAATTCCATGGTCCACAAGCCAGgtttaatatttgatttctcaTCACCATCTGGTAGGTCATGGCCAAGAATCGCCCCGCCTTCGAGTGCCAATGCTGCTAGATTTAACGGTGGCCGGAAGTTATCTCATCATTTGAAGATTAATAATGATCAAAAGGAGATGAAGAAGTTGGACTTGACTCTTAAACTATAACATATATAGTTTTGTATTTGTACCACGTtaatttcttcaattttgcCTTTCTTAATAGTACTCTTATTTccaagtctttttttttttccctagaATTTCGCTAGAGTCGATCACTAATTTTCGTTTGGTAAGATTAATGTTACATCGTTTATATCTTATGACAAAGGTTTTCCTTCAAATTAAATTATCACGTTGACATACGATACAAATTTACACAGCAATAGTTACAATGggtaacatatatataatatggtaAATTATATCTTTTGTCTCTTGTACCTtacgcttttttttttttaattcatgtTTCGGCCTGTTAAGTtgcattaattttttctttcttttttcctCTCGATTGAAGTCGCTTTTCATCCGACGCAACAATAATATTCAACGTCACATCAACATTTTTATTGACATACCAGCATTTTCTCTTCTCTATGTCAACATTACaataaaaatgactaaaattaaaaaaaaataaaaaataactaaatttttttttaaaaaaaaaacaaaagtaaaTTAATGTACTACATACGACAGTGAATTGACTATTAcatctaaaattttcaaatatgcttgtaacttacatgactaaatatataattttcagaTAATTTGTATTCATCTCCCTACACTTTTTGTTTTAGAGAGAGCATCTcccttgcatgtttatgattttttagtttttttacaTTTGATGAAAGAGGTGAGTgtcaaatacataaaatataggAAAAGTTCATGCAAATGACCCTGTAATTTTCCCTGCTTCACAACTCGAATATTGTATTATTTGTTTGATAATTACTCAAAATGGGAGTTTCACACAATATTTGAAGCAACTTGCCCACAGGCAAATCTACaagagtatatttaattttagcaCCATGTTCACAATTAGAAGATCTTACGATCTTCCTTagtaaaagttttttttaaaaaaaaattattgaaaaaaaatatgtatgagCCACGTCAAGTCAAGTCATGAATCCGTACAGGTCGGTTAAAACTATTAtgtatgatacaataaatactctGAATTGACATGGATCGAGTAGTTTATGGTTAATATTGGTCCGTAAAAGGGACAGTTTTTTGAACCACATGCAGTTAATAAATAGACCATCAATTAGCCAGTCTTCATCATTGGTTGGTGAAGCCTGTCCTCCTTGTACATTTGACAATTATGacactttttcttttttctttttttaaaacgaATATCTTTTCACTTTCTGATTTCTATTTCTAAAATGCTTCTAAGACATTCAAAATATGTTGTTTTTGGATTTGAAATCTATCTTTTACGACTCAAAAAATAACTAATTAGAAACTTGACATTAATATATTATGTAAATTTACCAAAACATGATATCATAACGAGGAGTGCGAAAGAAATATAGTTGGATGCTCTACGTGCTATTTAGTCATAAACACACCATTtatagaaaaaattaaaatggtTTCTTTATGGCTCATGTGAAAATGAGTTTTCACAGTGGCCCAGTTGAGTTGTGAAATCACATCATTTCTCCAATTAGAAATGTCTCGAATCTTGATCGCATTGATATCTCACCTAAGAAATCTTTTGAGAGAGGATCCTCCAATTAATCGTGGGGCCTAATTACAGTCATTAGTAATGATTCATGTTAAAACTttacattaatcatgtcattaTCCCTAACTGTGACATATACCATATATCAATCCTACGTTATTCAATAATTATTAGCGTGAAAAGGGCACGATTAGAAAATTGCCTTCTCCTTTTCAAGGAGATTGCTTAAGATTTTAAATTCAAGAAGAGGAGGCGACGTTTCTTTTTTCAATTTGCACAACTTTCAAGTTAAATAAAACGTGTGAATATAACATTTTACCTACCTCACACGATGGAAAACACCTCTTCTTTGAACATGTGATTTCCGACTCCATAATGAatgcaaataaaataatgtaCAAGGTTTTGTGATTGAAACTCAATCGCCCAGATTCTGATAAAATAATCGTTTGCCCATacaccaaaaatcatataattaattacaCGACGACGTCAAATCTCTCTTttatgatataaattttgattttatgcAATCATGAAAGCAAAAATGCATGATAGGACGTGATGGTGTGGGGCTAATCATGGCTCCAAACTTACATGAGTTGTAGCATGAATACTTGGGAAATATGTCCTCTAGTGTTTATATGAGCACCAATAGGCCCAGAATTTATCGATGCGGATGTGGGGACATGAACATTTGACAACAGGATGTCACTTGCCAAGTTTATGCAACTTTGTTTTCTCTTGAATAATTGATGCCGACAAAAGCTCTACATAAGCATGTGACAAATACAATTGAATGCTACAACCACCACCATAATTAGTAATATCTAGTTTGATCCTAGGAAATGCGACAGATGGTAATATCATGGATCCtagtttgtttgtttttgtttttttaaagcaGATAATAAGTGTATTTGGAAAACGTTGATATATGGATTTTAAGGTGGATAGGTATTTCCATGAGTAATTACCTAAAAATTGACTGAATGTAGAAGGAATGGGTATATTCAAGACAAGAGTAAGAGATGTCGAAGAAAGATGCGATGTTCAGAAAAGCGGATTCGGTTTTCCTTTCTCTTATCAGTCAAGCT
Proteins encoded:
- the LOC140885417 gene encoding zinc finger protein 6-like, which codes for MQIEESHVQESKSSTSHLVLDLSLSNKNSIQELSRFHRKNPSQNAPSDEEIGGNNESHHRVFYCNYCSRKFYSSQALGGHQNAHKRERTMAKQGRIIGEYGHRFLSMASLPLHGSFNSTSLGIQAHNNSMVHKPGLIFDFSSPSGRSWPRIAPPSSANAARFNGGRKLSHHLKINNDQKEMKKLDLTLKL